In Phreatobacter oligotrophus, the following are encoded in one genomic region:
- a CDS encoding GNAT family N-acetyltransferase translates to MIRVATRADLPRISEIRGAVRENVLSNPAKITDTVAYLIDRDGFWVFETNGHIHGFSSADPRNGSIFALFMDPASEGRGIARGLLAAACEHLAAAGHSRAWLSTDPGTRADRFYRRQGWTETGRTPDGEVRFEKALD, encoded by the coding sequence GTGATCCGCGTCGCCACCCGAGCCGACCTGCCGCGGATCTCCGAGATCCGCGGCGCGGTCAGGGAAAACGTGCTGTCGAACCCGGCGAAGATCACCGACACGGTCGCCTATCTCATCGACCGCGACGGCTTCTGGGTCTTCGAGACAAACGGCCACATCCACGGCTTCTCCTCCGCCGACCCGCGCAACGGCTCGATCTTCGCGCTGTTCATGGACCCGGCAAGCGAGGGCCGCGGCATCGCCCGCGGGCTCCTGGCCGCCGCTTGCGAGCATCTCGCAGCCGCCGGCCATAGCCGGGCCTGGCTGTCGACCGACCCCGGCACCCGCGCCGACCGCTTCTATCGCCGCCAGGGCTGGACGGAGACCGGCCGCACCCCTGACGGCGAGGTCCGGTTCGAAAAGGCGCTGGACTGA
- the pgi gene encoding glucose-6-phosphate isomerase: MTAAPETDAVTRAFEALEANRRALMVMSLPELFEEDPRRFQKFSLKLGSLLMDWSKTRVTATTMRLLVDLARAARLEEKRDAMFAGQRINTTEDRAVLHVALRNLSGAPILTDGRDVMPEVAAERERCLAFAEAVRSGALRGATGKRFNTIVNIGIGGSDLGPAMAAEALKPYGKRGLAVRFVSNVDGAHIADTLKGLDPARTLFVVVSKTFTTVETMTNAQTARNWIAQGLGEEAVGRHFAAVSTNLAAVNAFGIAEASMFRFWDWVGGRYSVWSAVGLSLMIAVGPRHFTAFLAGAERVDQHFRTAPLKRNMPVIMGLLGLWHRNVWSYASHAVLPYDQRLARLPAHLQQLDMESLGKGVTLEGKAVTRPTGPIIWGEPGTNGQHAFFQLLHQGTEVVPCDFLVAASPHERGRKHHDLLVANCLAQSQALMKGRSFEEARDQLIAKGLSKAEAEKLAPHRVFTGDRPSTTFLYRKLDPATLGMIVALYEHKVFVMAAILGINAFDQWGVELGKELATRLEPLVAGKTMDLAGLDASTAGLLEHLRRIRV, translated from the coding sequence ATGACCGCCGCTCCCGAGACCGACGCCGTCACCCGCGCCTTCGAGGCGCTCGAGGCCAACCGGCGCGCCCTGATGGTCATGTCGCTGCCCGAGCTCTTCGAGGAGGATCCCAGGCGCTTCCAGAAGTTCTCGCTGAAGCTGGGATCCCTGCTGATGGACTGGTCGAAGACGCGGGTGACCGCCACGACCATGCGCCTTCTCGTCGATCTCGCCCGCGCGGCGCGGCTGGAAGAGAAGCGCGACGCCATGTTCGCAGGCCAGCGCATCAACACCACCGAGGATCGCGCCGTGCTGCACGTGGCGCTGCGCAACCTCTCGGGCGCGCCCATCCTCACCGATGGCCGCGACGTCATGCCGGAAGTGGCGGCGGAGCGGGAACGCTGTCTTGCCTTCGCCGAGGCGGTGCGCTCCGGCGCGCTCCGCGGCGCGACCGGCAAGCGCTTCAACACCATCGTCAATATCGGCATCGGCGGCTCCGATCTCGGGCCCGCCATGGCCGCCGAGGCGCTGAAGCCCTATGGCAAGCGCGGCCTCGCCGTGCGCTTCGTCTCCAATGTCGACGGCGCCCACATCGCCGATACGCTGAAGGGCCTCGACCCCGCCCGCACCCTCTTCGTGGTGGTCTCCAAGACCTTCACCACGGTCGAGACCATGACCAATGCCCAGACGGCGCGGAACTGGATCGCGCAAGGTCTGGGCGAGGAGGCGGTCGGCCGCCACTTCGCCGCCGTCTCCACCAACCTCGCCGCGGTCAACGCCTTCGGCATCGCCGAGGCCAGCATGTTCCGCTTCTGGGACTGGGTGGGCGGCCGCTACTCCGTCTGGTCGGCGGTCGGCCTGTCGCTGATGATCGCGGTCGGGCCCCGCCATTTCACCGCCTTCCTCGCGGGGGCCGAGCGGGTCGACCAGCATTTCCGGACGGCACCGCTGAAGCGGAACATGCCGGTGATCATGGGCCTCCTCGGCCTCTGGCACCGCAACGTCTGGTCCTATGCGAGCCACGCCGTCCTGCCCTATGACCAGCGCCTCGCGCGGCTGCCCGCCCATCTCCAGCAGCTCGACATGGAGAGCCTCGGCAAGGGCGTGACGCTGGAGGGCAAGGCGGTGACGCGCCCGACCGGGCCGATCATCTGGGGCGAGCCCGGCACCAATGGCCAGCACGCCTTCTTCCAGCTGCTCCACCAGGGCACGGAGGTCGTACCCTGCGATTTTCTCGTCGCCGCCTCGCCGCATGAGCGGGGCCGCAAGCACCATGACCTCCTCGTGGCCAACTGCCTCGCCCAGAGCCAGGCGCTGATGAAGGGCCGCTCCTTCGAGGAGGCGCGCGACCAGCTCATCGCCAAGGGGCTGTCAAAGGCGGAGGCGGAAAAGCTCGCCCCGCACCGGGTCTTCACCGGCGACCGGCCCTCGACCACCTTCCTCTACCGCAAGCTCGATCCCGCCACCCTCGGCATGATCGTGGCGCTCTACGAGCACAAGGTCTTCGTCATGGCCGCGATCCTCGGCATCAACGCCTTCGACCAGTGGGGCGTGGAACTCGGCAAGGAACTGGCGACGCGGCTGGAGCCGCTGGTTGCCGGAAAGACGATGGACCTCGCCGGGCTCGACGCGTCGACGGCGGGGCTGCTCGAGCACCTCAGGCGGATCAGGGTCTAG
- a CDS encoding GNAT family N-acetyltransferase: MIIRPARDGDGTALAALIATTFAEYPGCLFLDEEFPELRAPASHYARLGGQLFVAEAGGELIGSLAAVMTPVRGTGELFKVYASAGHRGSGLAQRLYAEGEALLKARGAREIILWSDTRFTRGHRFYEKLGFVREPVERYLADASASWEFFFRKRLG, translated from the coding sequence ATGATCATCCGCCCCGCTCGCGACGGCGACGGCACGGCCCTCGCCGCGCTGATCGCCACGACCTTTGCCGAATATCCCGGCTGCCTGTTCCTCGACGAGGAGTTCCCCGAGCTGAGGGCCCCGGCGAGCCATTATGCGCGGCTGGGCGGCCAGCTCTTCGTCGCCGAGGCGGGCGGCGAGCTGATCGGTTCCCTGGCGGCGGTGATGACGCCGGTGCGGGGAACCGGCGAGCTCTTCAAGGTCTATGCAAGCGCCGGCCATCGCGGCTCCGGGCTTGCCCAGCGGCTCTATGCGGAGGGCGAGGCCCTGCTGAAGGCCCGCGGCGCCAGGGAGATCATCCTGTGGAGCGATACCCGCTTCACCCGTGGCCACCGCTTCTACGAGAAGCTCGGCTTCGTGCGGGAACCGGTGGAGCGCTACCTCGCCGATGCAAGCGCGAGCTGGGAGTTCTTCTTCCGGAAGCGGCTGGGATAG
- a CDS encoding Bug family tripartite tricarboxylate transporter substrate binding protein: protein MSETVRRRTLLAATMALGLFASAGAAWAQSYPNRPIRAIVPFAAGSATDIVARTFADQMAKTLGQSIVIENRPGANGLIGADAVAKATPDGYTILIGTNSTNAAAPALFNNVPFDMNKDFQPISFLSSVPLIVAVPNTLPVRTLRELIDYARGRTDLTFASASASQRVSTEMLMAMTGMKMTHVFYRSGPNAMQDLIAGRVTLFTADLGVMLPQVRGGTVRPLAVTSQQRSAQVPDLPTVDEAAGTKGYELIAWFGMFAPASVPAEVTARLNAAVRAAAATPELRTALGENLGMVIAPSSPEELAARVVSEAAKWAEAARVAGIEKQ from the coding sequence ATGTCCGAGACCGTCCGCCGCCGCACGCTTCTCGCCGCCACGATGGCCCTTGGCCTTTTCGCCAGTGCTGGCGCCGCCTGGGCGCAGTCCTATCCCAACCGCCCGATCCGGGCCATCGTGCCCTTCGCCGCCGGCAGCGCGACGGACATCGTCGCCCGCACCTTCGCCGACCAGATGGCCAAGACCCTGGGCCAGTCCATCGTCATCGAGAACCGTCCGGGCGCCAATGGCCTGATCGGCGCCGATGCCGTCGCCAAGGCGACGCCGGATGGCTACACGATCCTCATCGGCACCAATTCGACGAATGCCGCTGCGCCGGCGCTGTTCAACAATGTGCCCTTCGACATGAACAAGGATTTCCAGCCGATTTCCTTCCTGTCGTCGGTGCCGCTCATCGTCGCCGTGCCCAACACCCTGCCGGTGCGCACCCTGCGCGAGCTCATCGACTATGCCAGGGGCCGCACCGACCTGACCTTCGCCTCGGCCTCGGCCTCGCAGCGCGTCTCGACCGAGATGCTGATGGCCATGACCGGCATGAAGATGACCCACGTCTTCTACCGCAGTGGGCCCAATGCCATGCAGGACCTGATCGCCGGCCGCGTGACGCTGTTCACCGCCGATCTCGGCGTGATGCTGCCGCAGGTGCGGGGCGGCACGGTGCGGCCGCTCGCCGTGACGTCGCAGCAGCGCAGCGCCCAGGTGCCGGACCTGCCGACGGTCGATGAGGCCGCCGGCACCAAGGGCTACGAGCTCATTGCCTGGTTCGGCATGTTCGCCCCCGCCAGCGTGCCGGCCGAGGTGACCGCCAGGCTGAATGCCGCCGTGCGGGCCGCTGCCGCAACGCCGGAGCTGCGCACCGCGCTTGGCGAGAATCTCGGCATGGTCATCGCGCCCTCGTCGCCCGAGGAACTCGCCGCGCGCGTGGTGTCCGAAGCCGCCAAATGGGCCGAGGCGGCGCGCGTCGCCGGCATCGAGAAGCAGTGA
- the aat gene encoding leucyl/phenylalanyl-tRNA--protein transferase, translating into MTRHGDDLDQTITPDVLLKAYACGIFPMAESADDPGLYWVEPERRGIFPLEGLLISKRLARTVKGERFEIRMDSDFDAVIDGCAAPAEGRKDTWINARIRALYGALFRRGHCHTVECWRDGRLVGGLYGVSLGGAFFGESMFHRETDASKVALVHLVARLKADSFVLLDTQFVTPHLASLGAIEVPRARYQRMLEAALPVPARFTPEPLPPAEALARATLLGSQDA; encoded by the coding sequence ATGACGCGCCACGGCGACGATCTCGACCAGACCATCACGCCGGATGTGCTGCTGAAGGCCTATGCCTGCGGCATCTTCCCGATGGCCGAGAGTGCGGATGATCCCGGCCTCTATTGGGTGGAGCCGGAGCGCCGCGGCATCTTCCCGCTGGAAGGACTGCTGATCTCCAAGCGGCTCGCCCGCACCGTGAAGGGCGAGCGCTTCGAGATCCGCATGGACAGCGATTTCGACGCGGTGATCGACGGTTGCGCCGCGCCCGCGGAAGGGCGCAAGGACACCTGGATCAATGCCCGCATCCGCGCCCTCTACGGCGCCCTGTTCCGCCGCGGCCATTGCCACACGGTGGAATGCTGGCGTGACGGGCGTCTCGTCGGCGGTCTCTACGGGGTGAGCCTCGGCGGCGCCTTCTTCGGCGAGAGCATGTTCCACCGGGAGACCGACGCCTCGAAGGTGGCGCTGGTCCATCTGGTGGCTCGGCTCAAGGCCGACAGCTTCGTGCTGCTCGACACCCAGTTCGTCACGCCGCACCTCGCCTCGCTCGGCGCCATCGAGGTGCCGCGCGCGCGCTACCAGCGCATGCTGGAGGCGGCGCTTCCCGTCCCCGCCCGTTTCACGCCCGAGCCGCTGCCGCCGGCCGAGGCGCTCGCCCGCGCTACGCTTCTCGGATCCCAGGACGCATGA
- a CDS encoding MFS transporter: MTTRRPLRRALLALALPLCAALAPPAAAAERVPVAATAPDAAPLIERLRAGGLVLFFRHADTAGMPCDSSFRVGDRAGQRNISPRGREQSRRIGEAMATLRIPVAKPVLAGPVYRARDTAEEAFGVAEVSVIDGLTADDFSGPRLDWVLGEHRRLMAEPPPPSLNRVLVGHRTPRHHAAGAGGRRPRLPRGLRHRHGAGLAAAHPRHRHVRAHPRSRLPRLLTGRRRAPARLRGLTPRHAAATFGPPMLTSFPFIVTALGVTQIVSWGTIFYGISVLAKPMMAELGWSTTFVFAGFSISLLVGGIVSKPVARFIERRGGRLTLTMGSLVGAFGLAMLSQVNDPIVYIAAWIVLGLASRLTLYDAAFAMLVEIYGMRARRPISVLTLFGGLASSIFWPITHYLNEAIGWRGAWLVCALAVLVLCTPLHLLLPRLGTPIGGSEGEAAQPDPEPLVPAEQKAFAVLMLTIAMAGNSFITTALSVHLIPAVVSMGMAAAVAVWISSLRGVFQTLGRLAEILFGKNLDPFLFANISTGMMVLAFIPLALGGVSVPFFFAFNILFGISVGLATIVKGAVPLVLFGRHGYASVLASIATPGLIVTAAAPTAYAAVLDASGPVAGFWVMFAVSLSSFAATAALAWRFRRVPG; this comes from the coding sequence ATGACCACCCGACGCCCGCTCCGCCGCGCCTTGCTCGCCCTTGCCCTGCCGCTCTGCGCCGCCCTGGCGCCGCCCGCCGCAGCTGCCGAGCGCGTGCCCGTCGCCGCCACGGCGCCCGATGCCGCGCCGTTGATCGAGCGGCTGAGGGCGGGCGGGCTCGTGCTCTTCTTCCGCCACGCCGATACGGCCGGCATGCCCTGTGACTCATCCTTCCGCGTCGGCGACCGCGCCGGCCAGCGCAATATCTCGCCCCGCGGGCGCGAGCAGTCGCGTCGCATCGGCGAGGCCATGGCGACCCTGCGCATTCCCGTGGCGAAGCCGGTTCTGGCCGGCCCGGTCTATCGGGCCCGCGACACGGCCGAGGAAGCCTTCGGCGTCGCCGAGGTCTCGGTGATCGATGGTCTCACGGCCGACGATTTCTCCGGACCGCGCCTCGACTGGGTGCTCGGCGAACATCGCCGGCTGATGGCCGAGCCACCGCCGCCCAGCCTGAACCGCGTCCTTGTCGGCCACCGCACCCCCCGCCATCATGCTGCTGGGGCCGGAGGTCGCCGGCCGCGCCTTCCCCGAGGGCTCCGCCATCGTCATGGAGCCGGCCTCGCCGCCGCGCATCCTCGGCATCGTCATGTTCGCGCCCATCCCCGGAGCCGGCTTCCACGGCTGCTGACCGGGCGGCGCAGGGCGCCTGCCCGTCTGCGTGGATTGACCCCGCGTCACGCTGCGGCCACCTTCGGCCCGCCCATGCTCACGTCATTTCCCTTCATCGTCACCGCGCTCGGCGTCACCCAGATCGTCTCCTGGGGGACCATCTTCTATGGCATCTCGGTGCTGGCGAAGCCGATGATGGCCGAGCTCGGCTGGAGCACGACCTTCGTCTTCGCGGGCTTCTCGATCTCGCTGCTGGTCGGCGGCATCGTGTCGAAGCCGGTGGCGCGCTTCATCGAGCGGCGGGGCGGGCGGCTGACCCTCACCATGGGATCGCTGGTCGGCGCCTTCGGCCTCGCCATGCTGTCGCAGGTGAATGATCCAATCGTCTATATCGCTGCATGGATTGTGCTGGGCCTGGCCTCGCGTCTGACGCTCTATGACGCCGCCTTCGCCATGCTGGTGGAGATCTACGGCATGCGGGCGCGGCGGCCGATCTCGGTGCTCACCCTCTTCGGCGGGCTCGCCTCCAGCATCTTCTGGCCGATCACCCACTACCTCAACGAGGCCATCGGCTGGCGCGGCGCCTGGCTCGTCTGCGCCCTGGCCGTCCTGGTGCTCTGCACGCCGCTGCACCTGCTCCTGCCGCGCCTCGGCACCCCCATCGGTGGTTCCGAGGGCGAGGCGGCGCAGCCCGATCCCGAGCCGCTGGTGCCCGCCGAGCAGAAGGCCTTCGCGGTGCTGATGCTGACCATCGCCATGGCCGGCAATTCCTTCATCACCACGGCGCTGTCGGTCCACCTCATCCCCGCCGTCGTGTCCATGGGCATGGCGGCCGCCGTGGCGGTGTGGATCTCCTCGCTGCGCGGGGTGTTCCAGACGCTGGGGCGTCTCGCCGAAATCCTCTTCGGCAAGAACCTCGACCCCTTCCTCTTCGCCAACATTTCGACCGGCATGATGGTGCTGGCCTTCATCCCGCTGGCGCTCGGCGGCGTGTCGGTCCCCTTCTTCTTCGCCTTCAACATCCTCTTCGGCATCTCGGTGGGCCTTGCCACCATCGTGAAGGGCGCCGTGCCGCTCGTGCTCTTCGGCCGCCATGGCTATGCCAGCGTGCTCGCCTCCATCGCCACGCCCGGCCTCATCGTCACTGCCGCGGCGCCGACGGCCTATGCCGCCGTTCTCGACGCCTCGGGGCCGGTCGCGGGGTTCTGGGTCATGTTCGCGGTGTCGCTGTCCTCCTTTGCGGCGACGGCAGCCCTTGCCTGGAGGTTCCGCCGCGTTCCAGGCTGA
- a CDS encoding RNA pyrophosphohydrolase, which produces MTADPYRPNVGIALFDRQGRVFIARRIGDDGPEIIVPGHEWQMPQGGVEPGEDIEPAARRELAEETGIRSVALLGRMASAMTYDWPPYHGPPHRLTRWRGQRQVWFAYRFTGSEAEIDLAASAGTEPIEFDAWRWEQLDRLPDLVVPFKRAVYAAVVAAFAVHARPTE; this is translated from the coding sequence ATGACCGCTGATCCCTATCGCCCCAATGTCGGCATCGCCCTGTTCGACCGGCAGGGCCGCGTCTTCATCGCCCGCCGCATCGGCGATGACGGGCCGGAGATCATCGTGCCCGGCCACGAATGGCAGATGCCGCAGGGCGGGGTGGAGCCGGGCGAGGATATCGAGCCCGCCGCCCGGCGCGAGCTTGCGGAAGAGACCGGCATCCGCTCCGTCGCCCTGCTCGGCCGCATGGCCAGCGCAATGACCTATGACTGGCCGCCCTATCATGGCCCGCCGCACCGCCTCACGCGCTGGCGCGGCCAGCGGCAGGTCTGGTTCGCCTACCGCTTCACCGGCAGCGAGGCGGAGATCGATCTCGCCGCCTCGGCCGGAACGGAGCCGATCGAGTTCGATGCCTGGCGATGGGAACAGCTCGACCGCCTGCCGGACCTCGTCGTGCCCTTCAAGCGCGCGGTTTACGCCGCGGTCGTCGCGGCCTTTGCGGTCCATGCGAGGCCCACCGAGTGA
- a CDS encoding type II toxin-antitoxin system VapC family toxin yields MTLAVDTSVLVAIALNEPERSVFIDRIQSATEPVVSAVSVLEAGIVLSVRLRGFATADLTSLIDGLGLTVRPFDKAQADLALAAYRRFGKGFDPRARLNLGDAIAYALAVREGLPLLFKGEDFAATDIRPA; encoded by the coding sequence GTGACTCTTGCGGTCGACACCTCGGTCCTGGTGGCGATCGCCCTCAACGAGCCGGAACGCTCCGTCTTCATTGATCGCATCCAGAGCGCGACTGAACCGGTCGTGTCTGCCGTCTCTGTCCTGGAGGCGGGTATCGTTCTTTCGGTCCGCCTCCGGGGGTTCGCAACAGCGGACCTGACGTCGCTGATCGATGGCCTCGGTCTGACCGTCAGGCCCTTTGACAAGGCGCAGGCCGATCTCGCCCTCGCGGCCTACAGGCGTTTCGGTAAGGGGTTCGACCCCCGGGCCCGGCTGAACCTCGGGGATGCGATTGCCTACGCGCTGGCCGTCAGAGAGGGCCTTCCTCTCTTGTTCAAAGGCGAGGATTTCGCGGCGACGGACATAAGGCCCGCCTGA
- a CDS encoding copper resistance D family protein: MILEFWQGGGDPLRGLAVVVRALALIAALAAAGAALFLVFASERLTREEARSARGWLSLFAVLALLCLALLWPFRAAELSGIRDGMVRWALYPEIARSDFGDATFLTAAGLVLLLFARVRTAWGAGLATAGAMLVSLGLTMGGHAVGHARRQELVALGTLHVFAAAFWFGSLPPLRAVALRRDPASAAEDILAWSRQAMVFAVLALATGAVMALMLAGPPTALVRGGYGLATVAKTAFVVAMGLGALACRFRHARLMERGDVLAGDAFRRSCTRQFLFGLVVLYLTAELASADLAR, encoded by the coding sequence ATGATTCTCGAATTCTGGCAGGGAGGGGGCGACCCGCTGCGCGGCCTCGCCGTCGTGGTCCGGGCGCTGGCGCTCATCGCGGCGCTGGCGGCGGCTGGCGCCGCGCTGTTCCTCGTCTTTGCCAGCGAGCGCCTGACCCGCGAGGAGGCGCGCTCCGCCCGCGGCTGGCTCTCGCTCTTCGCCGTGCTCGCCCTCCTGTGTCTCGCCCTGCTCTGGCCCTTCCGCGCCGCCGAACTCTCCGGCATCCGCGACGGCATGGTGCGCTGGGCCCTCTATCCCGAGATCGCCCGCTCCGACTTCGGCGATGCCACCTTCCTGACCGCGGCCGGGCTGGTGCTGCTCCTCTTCGCCCGTGTCCGCACGGCCTGGGGCGCGGGCCTTGCCACGGCCGGCGCCATGCTCGTCTCCCTCGGACTGACCATGGGCGGACATGCGGTCGGCCATGCGCGCCGGCAGGAGCTGGTCGCCCTCGGCACCCTTCACGTCTTCGCCGCCGCCTTCTGGTTCGGCAGCCTGCCGCCGCTGCGCGCGGTGGCCCTGCGGCGCGACCCGGCCTCGGCGGCCGAGGACATCCTCGCCTGGTCGCGGCAGGCCATGGTCTTCGCCGTCCTGGCGCTGGCGACCGGCGCGGTGATGGCCCTCATGCTCGCCGGGCCGCCTACGGCGCTGGTGCGTGGCGGGTACGGCCTTGCGACCGTCGCGAAGACCGCCTTTGTCGTGGCCATGGGTCTCGGCGCGCTCGCCTGCCGTTTCCGCCATGCCCGGCTGATGGAGCGCGGCGACGTGCTGGCGGGCGACGCCTTCCGCCGCTCCTGCACGCGCCAGTTCCTCTTCGGCCTCGTGGTGCTCTACCTCACGGCGGAGCTCGCCTCGGCCGATCTGGCGCGGTGA